In one Erythrobacteraceae bacterium WH01K genomic region, the following are encoded:
- a CDS encoding thiamine pyrophosphate-binding protein, with amino-acid sequence MRETTTPDAARLLVDCLKEQGCDRIFTVPGESFLQVLDGLEGQSGIDVVTCRQEGGVAFMACADGAMNAAGSGRPGVAFVTRGPGATNASIGVHVAHQDSQPMILFVGDVARDMREREGFQEIDFPAFFGPVCKWAARIDSADRIPEFVARAYSVAMSGRPGPVVLALPEDMLSDTTQAAPRPAVSRPAQAPCPDAMQALMAMIGDAASPVAIIGGAGWNAKAREHFQLFAERVGLPVATAFRRQDAISPASRVYAGSLGYGPNPKLVERVKNADLVIAVGARLGEATTDGYTVLTPDHPGQQLVHVHPDPEELGRVYRADLAICADMAEFAESAALWDDGDVLDFDAGAAAHAEWQEWATATPAAEDTDSPFPLDLPTCVTFMRDTLPADTIVCNGAGNFAGWWHRYWRYAGFPSQLAPTCGAMGYGVPAAVAASLRYPDRTVVAVAGDGDFLMNGQELATAAQHDANLIVVVVDNGAYGTIRMHQEREFPGRVSATRLANPDFAAFAASFGGWSARAETTQQFRDALVAAEGRSGIRLIHCVIDVEQLAASGATVSGLRGA; translated from the coding sequence ATGAGAGAAACGACGACGCCCGATGCCGCCCGCCTGCTGGTCGACTGCCTGAAGGAACAGGGGTGCGACCGCATCTTCACCGTACCCGGTGAAAGCTTCCTGCAAGTGCTGGACGGACTGGAAGGGCAGAGCGGGATCGATGTGGTCACTTGCCGGCAGGAGGGCGGCGTTGCCTTCATGGCCTGCGCCGACGGGGCCATGAACGCCGCCGGGTCCGGCAGACCGGGCGTCGCCTTCGTGACGCGCGGTCCGGGGGCGACCAATGCCAGCATCGGCGTTCATGTCGCACACCAGGATTCGCAGCCGATGATCCTGTTCGTCGGCGATGTCGCACGCGATATGCGCGAACGCGAGGGGTTCCAGGAAATCGATTTCCCCGCATTCTTCGGACCCGTCTGCAAATGGGCGGCGCGCATCGACAGCGCCGACCGCATTCCCGAATTCGTCGCCCGCGCCTACTCGGTTGCCATGTCCGGTCGGCCCGGCCCGGTCGTCCTCGCTTTGCCGGAAGACATGCTGTCCGATACCACGCAGGCTGCACCGCGCCCCGCCGTCTCCCGCCCCGCACAGGCCCCCTGCCCCGATGCCATGCAGGCGCTGATGGCGATGATCGGCGACGCTGCCAGCCCGGTCGCCATCATTGGCGGCGCTGGCTGGAACGCCAAGGCCCGGGAGCATTTCCAGCTCTTTGCAGAGCGTGTCGGCCTGCCGGTCGCCACCGCGTTTCGCCGGCAGGATGCGATCAGTCCCGCCTCCCGCGTTTATGCCGGCAGCCTGGGCTACGGTCCCAATCCCAAACTGGTGGAGCGGGTGAAGAACGCCGACCTGGTCATCGCGGTCGGTGCGCGGCTGGGAGAAGCGACCACCGACGGATACACCGTGCTGACGCCCGATCATCCGGGCCAGCAGCTGGTCCACGTCCACCCCGATCCGGAGGAACTGGGCCGCGTCTATCGCGCCGATCTCGCCATCTGTGCCGACATGGCCGAATTCGCGGAAAGCGCCGCGTTATGGGACGATGGCGACGTGCTGGATTTCGATGCCGGGGCAGCCGCACATGCGGAATGGCAGGAATGGGCGACGGCAACGCCTGCCGCCGAAGACACGGACAGCCCCTTCCCGCTCGACCTGCCGACCTGTGTCACCTTCATGCGCGACACGCTGCCCGCCGATACGATCGTGTGCAACGGTGCGGGCAATTTCGCCGGGTGGTGGCACCGATACTGGCGCTATGCCGGATTTCCGTCCCAGCTGGCTCCCACTTGCGGGGCGATGGGATACGGGGTTCCAGCCGCGGTCGCAGCGTCGCTGCGCTACCCTGATCGCACCGTGGTGGCCGTTGCAGGCGACGGCGATTTCCTGATGAACGGGCAGGAATTGGCAACCGCCGCGCAGCATGACGCAAACCTGATCGTCGTCGTGGTCGATAATGGCGCATACGGCACGATCCGCATGCACCAGGAGCGCGAATTTCCCGGCCGGGTTTCCGCGACCCGCCTCGCCAATCCCGATTTTGCAGCCTTTGCCGCATCGTTCGGCGGCTGGAGCGCGCGGGCAGAAACCACGCAGCAATTCCGCGACGCGCTGGTTGCGGCAGAGGGTCGCAGCGGCATTCGCCTGATCCACTGCGTGATCGATGTCGAACAGCTTGCCGC
- a CDS encoding MFS transporter, which translates to MTTAKLLGRRRFLPLFVTQLFNAFNDNLYKTAMVLFVVYQVYNSEEAEGLFSAVASGLFILPFFILSALAGQLADMRDKARIIRIVKLCEIGLMLIGASGLYLAWRGYVMPVSIPLGFMTIDTSFPIILMLFALFLTGVQSTFLGPIKYAILPQHLRKEEVLAGTGLVEAGTYVAILAGTILAGWIPVEYAAAGIIGVSILGYISARQVPAAPPLGAVEKLDWHILRASARLIRKTMDDRQVYYAIIAISFFWTIGAVLFIQFPPLAKNVIMASKEVASVFLVVFSVGVAIGSVAVNKLLKGTVSARFAPASVLVMALFVVAFYVVCKLWQADQPTQLLDVAAFISWPMATVLLLCLLGISIAGGMFVVPLYAFLTTRVSTDQAARTIAANNIVNSGAMVGGSLLAMGLTAAGVPIAEQVLLSAAMCLVSAWLGMRLHRAE; encoded by the coding sequence TTGACGACTGCCAAACTTCTGGGCCGCCGCCGGTTCCTGCCGCTCTTCGTCACGCAGCTTTTCAATGCGTTCAACGACAACCTGTACAAGACCGCGATGGTCCTGTTCGTGGTGTACCAGGTCTATAATTCCGAAGAGGCGGAAGGATTGTTCAGCGCGGTAGCGTCGGGCCTGTTCATCCTGCCTTTTTTCATCTTGTCGGCGCTGGCCGGGCAACTGGCCGACATGCGGGACAAGGCGCGCATCATCCGCATCGTGAAACTGTGCGAGATCGGCCTGATGCTGATCGGGGCGAGCGGCCTGTATCTGGCATGGCGCGGCTATGTCATGCCGGTCTCCATCCCGCTGGGTTTCATGACGATCGACACCAGCTTCCCCATCATCCTGATGCTGTTCGCCCTGTTCCTGACCGGCGTGCAGTCGACATTCCTGGGGCCGATCAAATACGCGATCCTGCCGCAGCACTTGCGCAAGGAAGAAGTGCTCGCCGGGACGGGTCTGGTCGAGGCAGGGACCTATGTCGCGATTCTCGCCGGGACGATCCTGGCCGGATGGATCCCGGTCGAATACGCTGCGGCCGGCATAATCGGGGTGTCCATCCTGGGGTACATCTCCGCGCGGCAAGTTCCCGCCGCCCCGCCGTTGGGCGCGGTCGAGAAACTGGACTGGCACATCCTGCGCGCCTCCGCCCGCCTGATCCGCAAGACGATGGACGACAGGCAGGTCTATTACGCCATCATCGCCATCAGCTTCTTCTGGACCATCGGGGCAGTGCTGTTCATCCAGTTCCCGCCTCTGGCGAAGAACGTCATCATGGCGAGCAAGGAAGTCGCCAGCGTGTTTCTGGTGGTTTTTTCCGTAGGCGTTGCCATCGGTTCGGTCGCGGTGAACAAATTGCTGAAAGGCACGGTGTCCGCCCGTTTTGCGCCTGCATCCGTACTGGTCATGGCGCTGTTCGTGGTGGCGTTCTACGTCGTGTGCAAGCTGTGGCAGGCGGACCAGCCGACGCAATTGCTGGACGTGGCGGCCTTCATCTCGTGGCCCATGGCCACCGTTCTGCTGCTCTGCCTGCTGGGGATTTCCATCGCGGGCGGGATGTTCGTGGTGCCGCTCTACGCCTTCCTGACGACGCGCGTTTCGACCGACCAGGCGGCGCGAACGATCGCGGCGAACAACATCGTCAATTCCGGCGCGATGGTGGGCGGTTCGCTGCTCGCCATGGGACTGACCGCGGCAGGCGTCCCGATTGCCGAGCAGGTCCTGCTGAGCGCGGCCATGTGCCTGGTGTCCGCCTGGCTTGGGATGCGCCTCCACCGTGCGGAATAG
- the pgsA gene encoding CDP-diacylglycerol--glycerol-3-phosphate 3-phosphatidyltransferase has product MLTLPNLLTLSRIFAVPLLAFLLWWPGWTAGYAMGFVLYGIIALTDYLDGYLARAQGAVSKLGIFLDPIADKIMVAAVILVLTAQGFLRGPVVGDFHVIAGLIILVREIAVSGLREFLAGLQVSVPVTRLAKWKTTLQLLALGALIAGGAVPEYQWVHLTGLAALWGAAILTLVTGWDYLRVGLKHMD; this is encoded by the coding sequence ATGCTGACCCTTCCCAACTTACTCACCCTGTCGCGCATCTTCGCCGTGCCGCTGCTAGCTTTCCTGCTGTGGTGGCCGGGCTGGACGGCGGGCTATGCGATGGGGTTCGTGCTGTACGGCATCATCGCGCTGACCGATTATCTCGACGGCTATCTCGCACGGGCGCAGGGCGCGGTATCGAAACTGGGCATTTTCCTCGATCCGATCGCGGACAAGATCATGGTCGCCGCCGTCATACTGGTGCTGACGGCGCAGGGGTTCCTGCGCGGCCCGGTCGTCGGGGATTTCCACGTCATTGCGGGGCTGATCATTCTGGTGCGGGAGATCGCGGTGTCGGGCCTGCGCGAATTTCTCGCCGGGCTGCAGGTCTCCGTGCCGGTCACGCGGCTGGCGAAGTGGAAAACGACGCTGCAATTGCTGGCGCTGGGCGCTTTGATAGCAGGGGGCGCGGTGCCGGAATATCAGTGGGTGCACCTGACGGGGCTCGCCGCGCTGTGGGGGGCAGCCATCCTGACGCTGGTGACGGGCTGGGATTACCTGCGCGTCGGCCTCAAGCACATGGATTGA
- a CDS encoding PilZ domain-containing protein: protein MRSYNRLSMDKEIACRVDGERRYVTLYNLSSGGCMIECFDRIEEGSRVDLDISDTVPMTGHVVWRIEKNAGIKFDVPLHTAAVEALGYALAGEDFDQHDPRDRFGIPLVGNLHRAAGTMR from the coding sequence ATGCGCTCTTACAACCGCCTGTCCATGGACAAGGAAATCGCGTGCCGCGTGGATGGCGAACGCCGCTACGTGACGCTCTACAACCTCTCCAGCGGCGGCTGCATGATCGAATGTTTCGACCGGATCGAGGAAGGCAGCCGTGTCGATCTCGACATCAGCGACACGGTTCCGATGACGGGACATGTCGTCTGGCGGATCGAGAAGAACGCCGGGATCAAGTTCGACGTACCGCTGCACACCGCTGCCGTCGAAGCGCTCGGCTATGCACTGGCAGGGGAAGATTTCGACCAGCACGACCCGCGCGACCGCTTCGGCATCCCGCTGGTCGGCAATCTGCACCGGGCCGCAGGGACGATGCGCTGA
- a CDS encoding LysR substrate-binding domain-containing protein gives MSTYLPTIKQLQYLVALHEHGHFGRAAEASFVSQSTLSAGIRELESLLDTVLVERTRRVVRFTPLGNQVVEKAHRLLREAEELSDLVQAAGKPLAGTLRMSVIPTIAPFLLPKILPRLRTERPELNLFLREETSADAVESLQHGRVDCVLLALPFPIGDSESEIIAEDRLLIAMPKDDPRDPPDTIRPSAIDEGRLLMLEDGHCLRDHALAACNRPGLKGNAAMIGTSLHTLVQMVDNGLGWTMLPQMALDAGILEGTDVVARPLTTSNDTRDIALIWRKNSPRAEEFHLLAEELRAG, from the coding sequence GTGAGCACCTACCTTCCCACCATCAAGCAGCTGCAATATCTGGTCGCGCTGCACGAACACGGGCATTTCGGCCGCGCGGCGGAGGCGAGCTTCGTTTCGCAATCGACGCTGTCGGCCGGCATCCGCGAACTGGAATCGCTGCTGGATACGGTGCTGGTCGAACGCACGCGCCGGGTCGTGCGGTTCACGCCGCTGGGCAACCAGGTGGTGGAAAAGGCGCATCGCCTGCTGCGCGAGGCGGAGGAATTGTCCGACCTTGTGCAGGCCGCGGGCAAGCCCCTTGCCGGAACACTGCGGATGAGCGTGATCCCCACGATCGCGCCGTTCCTGCTGCCCAAGATCCTGCCGCGCCTGCGGACCGAGCGCCCGGAACTCAACCTGTTCCTGCGCGAGGAAACCAGTGCGGATGCGGTGGAATCGCTGCAGCACGGACGCGTCGACTGCGTGCTGCTGGCCCTGCCCTTCCCGATCGGCGACAGCGAGAGCGAGATCATTGCAGAAGACCGCCTGCTGATCGCGATGCCGAAAGACGATCCGCGCGACCCGCCGGACACGATCCGCCCCTCTGCCATCGACGAAGGCCGCTTGCTGATGCTGGAAGACGGGCATTGCCTGCGCGACCATGCGCTGGCGGCCTGCAACCGCCCCGGGCTGAAAGGCAATGCGGCCATGATCGGCACCAGCCTGCATACGCTGGTCCAGATGGTCGACAACGGGCTCGGCTGGACGATGTTGCCGCAGATGGCGCTCGATGCCGGGATCCTCGAGGGGACCGATGTCGTCGCCCGGCCGCTGACGACAAGTAACGACACGCGCGACATCGCGCTCATCTGGCGCAAGAACAGTCCGCGGGCGGAGGAATTCCACCTGCTGGCAGAAGAACTGCGCGCCGGATAG
- the rnd gene encoding ribonuclease D, whose product MKIHDLITTTDRLADLCDRLGEGEFVCVDTEFMRENTYWPELCLVQIGNEEEAAAIDPLADGIDLAPLWDLLTDNEDVLKIFHAGGQDVEIVYNFTGKTPHPIFDTQIAMMAISQSEQIGYANLVESWLGKTIDKGARFTDWSRRPLTDRQIEYAIGDVTYLAQIFPMILKKLIKTGRGGWLNAEMEKLADPANYENDESVAWRRIKSQGRNPQVLGRLKALAAWREGEAKHKNLPRGRIMRDETLADVAAHPPKKQADLAKVRGLSNAWKDNDIGKRLMKVLENAEPMPKSELPEKQKRGAPLGKEGALVADLLKLLLKIRSREIDIASRLLTKSNEMEALAAGVRDLPILEGWRYEVFGKDALALVEGKTAFAVRKGKLHMTDVDAMAGDMAESAADDAAPQAAG is encoded by the coding sequence ATGAAAATCCACGACCTGATTACCACCACCGACCGACTGGCAGACCTGTGCGACCGCCTCGGCGAAGGCGAATTCGTGTGCGTCGACACCGAATTCATGCGCGAGAACACCTACTGGCCGGAACTGTGCCTGGTCCAGATCGGCAACGAGGAAGAGGCCGCCGCCATCGACCCGCTGGCCGACGGTATCGACCTGGCTCCGCTGTGGGACCTGCTGACCGATAACGAGGACGTGCTGAAAATCTTCCACGCCGGGGGACAGGATGTGGAGATCGTCTACAATTTCACCGGCAAGACGCCCCACCCCATCTTCGACACGCAGATCGCGATGATGGCGATCAGCCAGTCGGAACAGATCGGATATGCGAACCTCGTCGAAAGTTGGCTGGGCAAGACGATCGACAAGGGCGCGCGCTTCACCGACTGGAGCCGCCGCCCCCTGACCGACCGGCAGATCGAATATGCCATCGGCGACGTGACCTACCTGGCGCAGATCTTCCCGATGATCCTGAAGAAGCTGATCAAGACCGGGCGAGGCGGCTGGCTGAATGCGGAAATGGAAAAGCTCGCCGATCCGGCCAATTACGAGAATGACGAGAGCGTCGCCTGGCGCCGGATCAAGTCGCAGGGCCGCAATCCGCAGGTGCTGGGTCGCCTGAAGGCGCTGGCCGCATGGCGCGAGGGCGAGGCGAAGCACAAGAACCTCCCGCGCGGACGCATCATGCGTGACGAGACGCTGGCCGATGTCGCCGCGCATCCGCCCAAGAAACAGGCCGACCTGGCAAAGGTGCGGGGCCTGTCGAATGCGTGGAAGGACAACGATATCGGCAAGCGCCTGATGAAGGTGCTGGAAAATGCCGAGCCGATGCCGAAGTCGGAACTGCCCGAAAAACAGAAGCGCGGCGCCCCGCTGGGCAAGGAAGGCGCACTGGTCGCCGACCTCCTCAAGCTGCTGCTGAAGATCCGCAGCCGGGAAATCGACATCGCCTCGCGCCTGCTCACGAAATCGAACGAGATGGAGGCGCTGGCGGCGGGTGTTCGCGACCTGCCGATCCTGGAAGGTTGGCGATACGAAGTGTTCGGTAAGGACGCGCTGGCTCTGGTCGAGGGCAAGACCGCCTTCGCCGTTCGCAAGGGCAAGCTGCACATGACCGATGTCGACGCGATGGCGGGCGACATGGCCGAAAGCGCTGCCGACGATGCAGCGCCCCAGGCAGCCGGATAA
- the aspS gene encoding aspartate--tRNA ligase: protein MHAYRSHNCAQLTKANVGDTVRLSGWVHNKRDHGGVLFVDLRDHYGITQIVADEDSEALPILDRLKLESVITIDGEVKARDDAAVNPNLPTGEIEVFARSVEIQSRAEELPLIVNSAEDYPEDIRLKYRFVDLRRERVHDNIVLRSQVISSLRRRMQDQGFFEYQTPILAASSPEGARDYIVPSRLHPGTFYALPQAPQMFKQLLMVAGFDRYFQIAPCFRDEDLRADRSPEFYQLDFEMSFVTQEDVFQAIEPVLAGVFEEFADGKSVTPAGEFPRIPYAEAMLKYGSDKPDLRNPIEIADVSDFFGNSGFNLFDSIVSSGGVVRGILAPNVKEKSRKFFTDQDAWAKSQGYGGLGYANPPAPDPQMMKYIRVENGQVKIADDCPAGTQDEIERIFDKKPDEGVAFLKGPIAKHLTLRQQAEILWRCGGRPGDGLFFAAGKEKDAAKLAGAARTRVAEELGLIEEGCFKFCWIVDFPMFEYDEEQKKVDFSHNPFSMPQGEMEALETKDPLDILAWQYDIVCNGYELSSGAIRNHKPEIMYKAFEIAGYSQEEVDANFSGMIEAFKLGAPPHGGSAPGIDRIVMLLADEPNIREVIAFPLNQKAQDLMMGAPSVVAPNQLRDVHIQLAPKAREAMEEASKAEKIDMNSNATERDQSPDGNKET from the coding sequence ATGCACGCCTATCGTTCCCACAATTGCGCCCAGCTGACAAAAGCGAATGTCGGCGACACCGTCCGCCTGTCGGGCTGGGTGCATAACAAGCGCGATCACGGCGGCGTCCTGTTCGTCGACCTGCGCGATCACTACGGCATCACGCAGATCGTGGCGGACGAGGACAGCGAGGCGCTGCCCATCCTCGACCGGCTGAAACTGGAAAGCGTCATCACCATCGATGGCGAGGTGAAGGCGCGCGACGATGCGGCGGTGAACCCGAACCTGCCGACCGGCGAGATCGAGGTTTTCGCCCGCTCCGTGGAAATCCAGAGCCGCGCGGAAGAATTGCCGCTGATTGTGAACTCGGCCGAGGATTATCCCGAGGACATCCGCCTGAAATACCGCTTCGTCGACCTGCGGCGCGAGCGTGTGCACGACAACATCGTCCTGCGCAGCCAGGTAATCTCCTCGCTGCGCCGCCGGATGCAGGACCAGGGTTTCTTCGAATACCAGACGCCGATCCTGGCCGCGTCCAGCCCGGAGGGCGCGCGCGACTACATCGTGCCCAGCCGCCTGCATCCCGGCACGTTCTACGCGCTTCCACAGGCCCCGCAGATGTTCAAGCAGCTGCTGATGGTCGCCGGTTTCGATCGCTATTTCCAGATCGCGCCGTGCTTCCGCGACGAAGACCTGCGCGCCGACCGCAGCCCCGAATTCTACCAACTCGATTTCGAGATGAGCTTCGTGACGCAGGAAGACGTCTTCCAGGCGATCGAGCCGGTGCTGGCCGGCGTGTTCGAGGAATTCGCGGACGGCAAGAGCGTGACGCCCGCCGGCGAGTTCCCGCGCATCCCCTATGCCGAAGCGATGCTGAAATACGGCAGCGACAAGCCGGACTTGCGCAATCCGATTGAGATTGCAGATGTTAGCGACTTCTTTGGTAACTCCGGTTTCAATCTATTTGATAGCATCGTTTCGTCAGGAGGCGTGGTTCGAGGAATCCTGGCCCCGAACGTGAAAGAGAAGAGCCGAAAATTCTTTACCGATCAGGATGCTTGGGCAAAGTCTCAAGGCTACGGCGGGCTCGGCTATGCAAATCCGCCTGCACCTGACCCGCAAATGATGAAGTATATTCGCGTCGAGAACGGACAGGTGAAGATTGCTGACGATTGTCCGGCTGGCACACAAGACGAGATCGAGCGCATCTTTGACAAAAAGCCTGACGAAGGTGTTGCATTTCTCAAGGGACCGATCGCCAAGCATCTCACATTGCGTCAGCAAGCTGAAATACTTTGGCGGTGCGGAGGTAGACCTGGTGACGGGCTGTTCTTCGCAGCCGGCAAGGAAAAGGACGCCGCCAAGCTGGCAGGGGCCGCGCGCACCCGCGTTGCCGAAGAGCTCGGCCTGATCGAGGAAGGCTGCTTCAAGTTTTGCTGGATCGTCGATTTCCCGATGTTCGAATATGACGAGGAGCAGAAGAAGGTCGATTTCAGCCACAACCCGTTCTCCATGCCGCAGGGCGAGATGGAAGCGCTGGAAACGAAGGACCCGCTCGACATCCTCGCATGGCAGTACGACATCGTCTGCAACGGCTATGAATTGTCCTCGGGCGCGATCCGGAACCACAAGCCGGAAATCATGTACAAGGCGTTCGAGATCGCCGGGTATTCGCAGGAGGAAGTCGACGCGAACTTCTCCGGCATGATCGAGGCTTTCAAGCTGGGCGCGCCTCCGCATGGTGGTTCTGCCCCCGGCATCGACCGTATCGTCATGCTGTTGGCGGACGAGCCCAATATCCGTGAAGTGATTGCCTTCCCGCTCAACCAGAAGGCGCAGGACCTCATGATGGGCGCGCCGAGCGTAGTCGCTCCGAACCAGTTGCGCGACGTGCACATCCAGTTGGCCCCCAAGGCGCGCGAGGCGATGGAAGAGGCTTCCAAGGCCGAAAAAATCGACATGAATTCCAATGCCACCGAACGCGACCAGTCGCCGGACGGCAACAAAGAAACCTGA
- a CDS encoding PA2169 family four-helix-bundle protein — protein sequence MSSTTFKSLVDTTFDSVEGYRKAAEKADSAQLKQALGQRGQQREQTLANMNAQLQQQGEELVTKATMTGEAHQMWASITDMFESGDEAAAERVEEGEDYLKGKFESALESDDLEPAERQVVQKCFNEVCEGERFGDMIEKQHD from the coding sequence ATGAGCAGCACGACTTTCAAAAGCCTCGTCGACACCACCTTCGATTCGGTCGAAGGCTACCGCAAGGCGGCAGAGAAGGCCGACAGCGCCCAGCTGAAACAGGCACTGGGACAGCGCGGCCAGCAGCGCGAACAGACCCTCGCCAACATGAATGCACAATTGCAGCAGCAGGGCGAGGAACTGGTGACCAAGGCCACGATGACCGGCGAAGCGCACCAGATGTGGGCCAGCATCACCGATATGTTCGAAAGCGGCGACGAAGCTGCGGCGGAACGTGTCGAGGAAGGCGAGGACTACCTCAAGGGCAAGTTCGAAAGCGCGCTGGAAAGCGACGATCTCGAACCGGCCGAGCGCCAGGTGGTGCAGAAGTGCTTTAACGAGGTGTGCGAAGGCGAAAGGTTTGGCGACATGATCGAGAAGCAACACGACTGA
- a CDS encoding acyl carrier protein, producing the protein MSDTPERVQKIVVEHLGVEADKVTQEASFIDDLGADSLDIVELVMAFEEEFGVEIPDDAAEKITTVGDATKYIEEHKG; encoded by the coding sequence ATGAGTGATACCCCCGAACGCGTCCAGAAGATCGTTGTCGAGCACCTCGGTGTCGAAGCCGACAAGGTCACGCAGGAAGCAAGCTTCATCGACGATCTTGGCGCCGACAGCCTCGACATCGTCGAACTGGTGATGGCTTTCGAAGAAGAATTCGGCGTGGAAATCCCCGACGACGCAGCCGAGAAGATCACCACCGTGGGCGATGCCACGAAGTACATCGAAGAGCACAAGGGCTGA
- the fabF gene encoding beta-ketoacyl-ACP synthase II, with protein MRRVVVTGLGLVTPLGGDVDTTWKNLIAGESGAGPITRFDPADQKCKIACEVKPAGHPWGFDPNKRVDHKIQRQVDPFIVYGIDAAGQALEDAGLTDMSEEEKRRTGCSIGSGIGGLPGIEKESIVLHERGPGRVSPHFVHGRLINLVTGQVQIQHGFMGPNHAVVTACSTGAHSIGDAARMIRDDDADVMLAGGAESTVNPLGIAGFAQARALNMSMNDRPAEASRPYDKDRDGFVMGEGAGVVVLEEYERAKARGATIYGEVVGYGLSGDAYHVTAPHPDGLGAQLAMEMALRKAGMDGSEIDYVNAHGTSTMADTIELAAVKRVLGDDLGGASMSSTKSSIGHLLGGAGAVEAIFCLLAMRDGIVPPTLNLHNPDEGTEGVDLVPLKAKEREVRAVLNNSFGFGGTNASLVMRKAD; from the coding sequence ATGCGGCGTGTCGTCGTTACCGGACTTGGCCTTGTCACCCCGCTGGGCGGGGACGTGGATACCACCTGGAAGAACCTGATCGCGGGCGAGAGCGGGGCTGGCCCCATCACCCGCTTCGATCCGGCCGACCAGAAGTGCAAGATCGCCTGCGAGGTAAAGCCGGCGGGCCATCCCTGGGGCTTCGACCCGAACAAGCGCGTCGACCATAAGATCCAGCGGCAGGTCGATCCCTTTATCGTCTACGGCATCGATGCCGCCGGACAGGCGCTGGAAGATGCCGGCCTGACCGACATGAGCGAGGAAGAAAAGCGCCGTACGGGCTGCTCCATCGGGTCCGGCATTGGCGGCCTGCCGGGGATCGAGAAGGAATCGATTGTCCTGCACGAACGCGGGCCGGGACGCGTCTCGCCGCACTTCGTCCACGGGCGCCTGATCAATCTGGTCACCGGACAGGTGCAGATCCAGCACGGCTTCATGGGGCCGAACCACGCGGTCGTGACGGCCTGCTCGACCGGCGCGCATTCCATCGGCGATGCCGCGCGCATGATCCGCGACGACGATGCCGACGTGATGCTGGCTGGCGGCGCGGAAAGCACCGTCAACCCGCTGGGCATTGCAGGCTTCGCCCAGGCACGCGCGCTCAACATGAGCATGAACGACCGCCCGGCAGAGGCCAGTCGCCCCTATGACAAGGACCGCGACGGCTTCGTCATGGGCGAAGGCGCGGGCGTCGTCGTGCTCGAGGAATACGAGCGCGCCAAAGCTCGCGGTGCGACCATTTACGGCGAAGTCGTGGGCTATGGCCTGTCGGGCGATGCCTATCACGTCACCGCTCCGCATCCCGATGGCCTCGGCGCGCAGCTGGCGATGGAAATGGCACTGCGCAAGGCCGGCATGGACGGCAGCGAGATCGACTACGTCAACGCCCACGGCACCAGCACCATGGCCGACACGATCGAACTGGCCGCGGTAAAGCGCGTGCTGGGCGACGATTTGGGCGGTGCCAGCATGAGCAGCACCAAGTCCTCCATCGGCCACTTGCTGGGCGGTGCGGGCGCTGTGGAGGCGATCTTCTGCCTGCTCGCCATGCGCGATGGCATTGTTCCCCCGACGCTGAACCTGCACAACCCCGACGAAGGGACGGAGGGCGTCGACCTGGTCCCGCTGAAGGCGAAGGAGCGCGAGGTTCGCGCCGTGCTGAACAACAGCTTCGGCTTCGGCGGCACCAATGCCTCGCTCGTCATGCGGAAGGCCGACTGA